A window of Ciconia boyciana chromosome 9, ASM3463844v1, whole genome shotgun sequence genomic DNA:
TCACCACCTCCCTCCGCTTCCCCGGCCAACTCAACGCCGACCTCCGCAAGCTGGCCGTCAACATGGTGCCCTTCCCGCGTCTCCACTTCTTCATGCCGGGCTTCGCCCCGCTGACGGCCCGCGGCAGCCAGCAGTACCGCGCCCTCACCGTCCCCGAGCTCACCCAGCAGATGTTCGACGCCAAGAACATGATGGCCGCCTGCGACCCCCGCCACGGCCGCTACCTCACCGTGGCCACCGTCTTCCGGGGCCGCATGTCCATGAAGGAGGTGGACGAGCAGATGTTGGCCATCCAGAGCAAGAACAGCTCCTACTTCGTGGAGTGGATCCCCAACAACGTCAAGGTGGCCGTCTGCGACATCCCGCCCCGGGGGCTGAAGATGTCCTCCACCTTCATCGGCAACAGCACGGCCATCCAGGAGCTCTTCAAGCGTATCTCGGAGCAGTTCACGGCCATGTTCCGCCGCAAGGCCTTCCTCCACTGGTACACGGGCGAGGGGATGGACGAGATGGAGTTCACCGAGGCCGAGAGCAACATGAACGACCTGGTGTCCGAGTACCAGCAGTACCAGGACGCCACGGCCGAGGAGGAGGGCGAGATGTACGAGGACGACGAGGAGGAGTCGGAGGCGCAGGGCGCCAAGTGACGCCCCaccgccccgctgccgcccgcagccccccccccggcttcGCGCTgccgcccccccggccgggcTCCCCCCGCGTGCCCCTTCGGTGTCTcctgaccccctccccccctgAGCCGGCtcggcccccccgcccctccccccgcctcccccctttttgttttttactggtTCGTGTCTATTATTTTTTGGAATACTTAATAAATTTATTGCTGTCCAGGTACCACCGTCTGCGGCTGCTGGGGGGAGGGCGGGGACCCTCTGCTGGAGGCAGCTTGGGGGCTCAACGCCCCCAGCCCTTCTCATTAACGGGGGAACTTGGGGACCCAACGTGGTCCCCTCTCAGATGCTGCCCCGTCCCCAGtgtgtccccctgccctgtgccccacaccctcctgccccacagggccagccccccagggctgggggtgcaggtgTCCCCTTGCCCGGCCGCAGTGCCCGGGAGGGCGGCTGTGCCTTTGTCCCCACTGTCACCCTTCTCCCTGGtggctgtcccctccctgtgccaGGAGAGCGATGGCCCCTTGttcccccccggggggggggcggggggggggtaCGGACCCCGGGGTGCTCCTCCATCCCCCGTGCCTGGCTTTGGGGGgtccagggcagccccagcccaaagagccctgagccccccagctCTGGGGACCCCCAACTCCAGCCTGGGTGCTGGGCTGACCCCAGAGTGGGGGGGCCAGGCTGCGCTgccatgggggtccctggggagaggggctgagctgtgggggcaagggaaggggctgggggctatggggctgggggctatgCGGGCAAGGGGCTGGGGACTATGGGGCCGGGGGCTATAGGGACAAGaggctatggggctgggggctccggGAGCAAGGAGCTACGGGGCTGGCGGCTATGGGCCCCGggatctgtggggctgggggctgtgcgGACAAGGGATTACGGGGCTCTGGGGCCGAGGCCGTGGGGCAGACAGCCGTGGGGCACGGTTCAGGGGACGGCGCTGGtgggccgcggggccgcgcgggTGGGTCCGGGGCCGTGGGTCGGGGCGCCGCGTCCCCGCttgtgtccccgtcccccgccccgccgcggccccgcccgggCGCGGTGCGGTCCGCCGGCCGGCAGGGGCGGCAGcgcgaggggcggggcggggcgggcggggcggcccgcggggcggggcgcggcggggaaGGAGCGGGGCGGCGCGCGGCGCTGCggtgagcggggcggggcgctgCCCctggcgggcgggcgggggccgcggcggggggccggtaccggggcggtgcgggggcacgggggctgcgggggggctgCGCCATGCGGGCCCACGCAAGGGGGTCGGGGCCGGGGCCACAACGGGAGGGGCGGCTGCGCCCCACGGGGGAACGGGGCCGTGTAatggcgggggggcggggggggggctgcgccggcggggctgtgccgggggccGTACGGTGCCGGGACGGGGTGACCGTGGGCAGAGCCGGGCGGTGGCAGcggggcagggtgggggccACGGGTGTGGGAGGTGGAGGGACGGGTTTGTCCACGGGTgtcggtgccggtgccggggtGTCGGTGACCGTGACGGGGTGTCGGTGACAGTGACACGGTgtcggtgccggtgccggggtGTCGGTGCCGGTGACATGGTgtcggtgccggtgccggggtGTCGGTGCCCATGACGGGGTGCCGGTGCCAGTGTTGGGGTGCCGGTGACAGTGACACGGTgtcggtgccggtgccggggtGTCGGTGACCGTGAtggggtgccggtgccggtgtTGGGGTGCCGGTGACAGTGACACGGTgtcggtgccggtgccggggtGTCGGTGCCGGTGACATGGTGTCGGTGCCCATGACGGGGTGTCGGTGCCGGTGCTGGTGCCGGGGTGTCGGTGCCCATGAcggggtgccggtgccggtgtTGGGGTGCTGGTGACAGTGAcacggtgccggtgccggtgccggggtGTCGGTGCCGGTGACATGGTGTTGGTGCCCATGATGGGTGTCGGTGCCGGTGTTGGGGTGCCGGTGACAGTGAcacggtgccggtgccggggtGTCGGTGCCCGTGccggggtgccggtgccggcgggTGGCTGAGGCGGCATCCCGCAGGGCGGGCAGCGATGGCGTACGACGAGCGGCTGGCCCGCTTCCGCCAGGCCCACCTCAACCCCTTCAACAAGGCCCCCGAGCAGCCGGAGCGCCCCGGCGAGGGGACCCCCGCCCcaggtgggtgctgagccccccccccatccctgccccacggcgggggCGGGCAGCCGGTCCCGGCCCCCCCATGGCACTCGTCCCCTTGCAGCCCGGCAGCCGGATCCGTCCCCGGGGGACCCCGAGGGCACCCTGGACCTGGGTCTGGCCGAGGACCACTTCTCCCGCCCCGTGgtgagcggggctggggagggggagcggggccgggggggtgcgtgtggggcgggggggctgccggctcatcctccccctcctcatcctcctcctcctcctcctcgtcctcgtCCTCCCCGGCTGCCgcagggcctgatcctggcGTCGGACGTGCAGCAGCTGCGCCAGGCCATCGAGGAGTGCAAGCGGGCGATCCTGGCGCTGCCCGAGCACTCGGAGCGGCAGAAGGACGCGGTGGTGCGGCTCATCCACCTCCGCCTcaagctgcaggagctgaaggTGGGGacggggttggggggggggggtctccatggccggggggggggccACGCCGACTGCCCCCCCTGCACTTCCGCAGGACCCCAGCGAGGACGAGCCCAACATCCGGGTGGTCCTGGAGCATCGCTTCTACAAGGAGAAGAGCAAGAGCGTGAAGCAGACGTGCGACAAGTGCAGCACCATCATCTGGGGCCTCATCCAGACCTGGTACACCTGCACAGGtggggccgggacccccccgccccgccccgcgtccccgtccccgcgcTGACGGCCGCCCGTCCCCGCAGGCTGCTACTACCGGTGCCACAGCAAGTGCCTGCCGCTGGTGAGCAAGGCCTGCGTGCGGGCCAAGGTCAGCCATCAGGCCGAGTACCAGCTCAGCATCTGCCCCGAGAGCGGGCTGGACAGCCAGGACTACCGCTGCGCCGAGTGCCGTGCCCCCGTCTCCCTCCGTGAGGCTGCACCCGCCgcggcgtggggctggggggagccgggggccgcagggggctctgtggggctgggggggtgtgtggggctGGGCTCCTTTGGCGGCTGccttggggctgggggatgcgtggggctgggctccctcaggggctgtgtggggctgggggcagctgggggctggggatgtgtggggctgggctccctcggggctctgtggggctgggggctggaggatgtgtggggctgggctcctttgggggctgcccagggctgggaacTGGGGgatgtgtggggctgggagctctgtggggctgggggcagctgggggccaGGGCGGcgtggggctgaggggctgtggggtgggggatgtgtggggctgggctgctttgggggctgtgtggggctgggaaCTTGGGagtgtgtggggctgggggcagctggggggctggggatgtGTGGGGCTGGGCTCCCTCGGGGGCTCTGtggagctgggggctggaggatgtgtggggctgggctcctttgggggctgcccagggctgggaacTGGGGGatgtgtggggctgggtgctctgtggggctgggggcagctgggggccaGGGCGGcgtggggctgaggggctgtGGGGTCGGGGATGGGTGGGGCTGGGCTGCTTtgggggctgcgtggggctggggggagctgagggttggggctctgtggggctgtgtggggctgggagctaTGGGGGGTCAGGGCTGTGTGGGGCTAGGGGGGCGCACAGCGCATGGGAAGGGGACGCTGGGGCCCCGCCGGGTCCCcgggtgctgctgcaggtcccACGGCGGGTGCGTGGCATGGGGCGAGCGGGgcgcggtgccggtgccggtgccaaCGTGCGTGCCGGCGCGTGTGCCGCCGCAGGGGGGGTGCCCAGCGAGGCCCGGCAGTGCGACTACACCGGCCTCTACTACTGCAGCGGCTGCCACTGGAACGACCTGGCCGTCGTGCCCGCCCGCGCCATCCACAACTGGGACTTCGAGCCCCGCAAGGTGCCCTCGGCGTGGGGCGGGGGCTCGGGGGACCAGGGTCCCGGGGGGCTGTGGCCCTGCGTAGAGGTCACTTGGGGGGCCAGGTCCCTGTtcatgggggtccctgggggccatgtccctgctcatgggggtccctggggccaTGTCCCTGGGTGGAGGGCACTTGGGGGGCCAGGTCCCTGTtcatgggggtccctgggggccaTGGCCCTGCtcatgggggtccctggggccgTGTCCCTGGTTGGAGGTCACTTGGGGGGCCgtgtccctgctcatgggggtccctgggggccgTGGCCCTGGGTGGAGGTCACTTGGCGGGGGgccatgtccctgctcatgCGGGTCCCTGGGGCCATGTCCCTGGTTGGAGGTCACTTGGCGGGCCAGGTCCCTGTTcatgggggtcccgggggccaTGTCCCTGGGTGGAGGTTGCTTGGGGGcccatgtccctgctcatgggggtccctgggggccaTGTCCCTGGTTGGAGGTCACTTGGCGGGGGgccatgtccctgctcatggggGTCCCTAGGGCCATGTCCCTGCTTGGAGGTCACTTGGGGGGCCAGGTCCCTGTtcatgggggtccctgggggccatgtccctgctcatgggggtccctggggccgTGGCCCTGGGTGGAGGTCACTTGGGGGGCCAGGTCCCTGTtcatgggggtccctgggggccgTGGCCCTGGGTGGAGGTCACTTAGGGGGCCGTGTCCCTGCTcgtgggggtccctggggccaTGTCCCTGGTTGGAGGTCACTTGGGGGGCCgtgtccctgctcatgggggtccctggggccaTGTCCCTGGTTGGAGGTCACTTAGGGGTCTGTGTCCCTGGGCATGAGGGTCCCCGGGGGCTGCATCCCTGCGTAGCGGTCACTTGGGGGGGGGGCCGTGTCCCCACGGCTGCATCCCTGGCGATGGGGTCCCTGGGCGGCGGTGCCGAGGGTGCCGGGGCCACGGTGGTGGGGACGGCCCGGTGCCCGCGGGGTGACGGTGGCCCCGGCCGCGGGCGGGCAGGTGTCGCGCTGCAGCATGCGGTACCTGGCGCTGATGGTGTCGCGGCCCGTGCTGAAGCTGCGGGAGATCAACCCGCTGCTCTTCAACTACGTGGAGGAGCTGGTGGAGATCCGGgtgagcggggcgggcggctggGCCAGCACGGCGGAGGGAGCGTGGGGcgagcaggagggagaggggggaccCCGGCAGCACCCGCTGGGTCCCACaaagggggagcagggcaggggtgggggtcAGCCCCAAACCGAACTTGACCCAGCCTGACCTCGTCCCCGTcgcatccctgtccccatcccattcCCGTCCCATTCCCACACCGTACCCATCTcatccccgtccctgtcccca
This region includes:
- the DEF8 gene encoding differentially expressed in FDCP 8 homolog isoform X2, translated to MAYDERLARFRQAHLNPFNKAPEQPERPGEGTPAPARQPDPSPGDPEGTLDLGLAEDHFSRPVGLILASDVQQLRQAIEECKRAILALPEHSERQKDAVVRLIHLRLKLQELKDPSEDEPNIRVVLEHRFYKEKSKSVKQTCDKCSTIIWGLIQTWLLLPVPQQVPAAGEQGLRAGQGQPSGRVPAQHLPRERAGQPGLPLRRVPCPRLPPGGAQRGPAVRLHRPLLLQRLPLERPGRRARPRHPQLGLRAPQGVALQHAVPGADGVAARAEAAGDQPAALQLRGGAGGDPEAAPGHPAHEALLHHLQGGDGGAAAAAGPAALCGERRDVLAAGPDRHRGRAPELLPDGDPHPLRQAHQAGLRALPGERLRLRALQGGRRALPLRQPHVRLHRLLRRLPQGLLLRQLHHLPQVRPAEPAQAVPLPALRHRGGTLMGGPAPRPPPDPPRGPGTERGSPRLRAAAGTLGGDQGGAGTR
- the DEF8 gene encoding differentially expressed in FDCP 8 homolog isoform X4, whose amino-acid sequence is MAYDERLARFRQAHLNPFNKAPEQPERPGEGTPAPGPDPGVGRAAAAPGHRGVQAGDPGAARALGAAEGRGGAAHPPPPQAAGAEGPQRGRAQHPGGPGASLLQGEEQEREADVRQVQHHHLGPHPDLVHLHRLLLPVPQQVPAAGEQGLRAGQGQPSGRVPAQHLPRERAGQPGLPLRRVPCPRLPPGGAQRGPAVRLHRPLLLQRLPLERPGRRARPRHPQLGLRAPQGVALQHAVPGADGVAARAEAAGDQPAALQLRGGAGGDPEAAPGHPAHEALLHHLQGGDGGAAAAAAAGPAALCGERRDVLAAGPDRHRGRAPELLPDGDPHPLRQAHQAGLRALPGERLRLRALQGGRRALPLRQPHVRLHRLLRRLPQGLLLRQLHHLPQVRPAEPAQAVPLPALRHRGGTLMGGPAPRPPPDPPRGPGTERGSPRLRAAAGTLGGDQGGAGTR
- the DEF8 gene encoding differentially expressed in FDCP 8 homolog isoform X3; its protein translation is MAYDERLARFRQAHLNPFNKAPEQPERPGEGTPAPARQPDPSPGDPEGTLDLGLAEDHFSRPVGLILASDVQQLRQAIEECKRAILALPEHSERQKDAVVRLIHLRLKLQELKDPSEDEPNIRVVLEHRFYKEKSKSVKQTCDKCSTIIWGLIQTWLLLPVPQQVPAAGEQGLRAGQGQPSGRVPAQHLPRERAGQPGLPLRRVPCPRLPPGGAQRGPAVRLHRPLLLQRLPLERPGRRARPRHPQLGLRAPQGVALQHAVPGADGVAARAEAAGDQPAALQLRGGAGGDPEAAPGHPAHEALLHHLQGGDGGAAAAAGPDRHRGRAPELLPDGDPHPLRQAHQAGLRALPGERLRLRALQGGRRALPLRQPHVRLHRLLRRLPQGLLLRQLHHLPQVRPAEPAQAVPLPALRHRGGTLMGGPAPRPPPDPPRGPGTERGSPRLRAAAGTLGGDQGGAGTR
- the DEF8 gene encoding differentially expressed in FDCP 8 homolog isoform X8, with product MAYDERLARFRQAHLNPFNKAPEQPERPGEGTPAPARQPDPSPGDPEGTLDLGLAEDHFSRPVGLILASDVQQLRQAIEECKRAILALPEHSERQKDAVVRLIHLRLKLQELKDPSEDEPNIRVVLEHRFYKEKSKSVKQTCDKCSTIIWGLIQTWLLLPVPQQVPAAGEQGLRAGQGQPSGRVPAQHLPRERAGQPGLPLRRVPCPRLPPGCHWNDLAVVPARAIHNWDFEPRKVSRCSMRYLALMVSRPVLKLREINPLLFNYVEELVEIRKLRQDILLMKPYFITCKEAMEARLLLQLQDRQHFVENDEMYSLQDLIDIEAGRLSCSLTEIHTLFAKHIKLDCERCQAKGFVCELCKEGDVLFPFDSHTSVCTDCSAVFHRDCYYDNSTTCPKCARLSLRKQSLFQHSGTEAEP
- the DEF8 gene encoding differentially expressed in FDCP 8 homolog isoform X5 gives rise to the protein MAYDERLARFRQAHLNPFNKAPEQPERPGEGTPAPARQPDPSPGDPEGTLDLGLAEDHFSRPVGLILASDVQQLRQAIEECKRAILALPEHSERQKDAVVRLIHLRLKLQELKDPSEDEPNIRVVLEHRFYKEKSKSVKQTCDKCSTIIWGLIQTWYTCTGCYYRCHSKCLPLVSKACVRAKVSHQAEYQLSICPESGLDSQDYRCAECRAPVSLRGVPSEARQCDYTGLYYCSGCHWNDLAVVPARAIHNWDFEPRKVSRCSMRYLALMVSRPVLKLREINPLLFNYVEELVEIRKLRQDILLMKPYFITCKEAMEARLLLQLQDRQHFVENDEMYSLQDLIDIEAGRLSCSLTEIHTLFAKHIKLDCERCQAKGFVCELCKEGDVLFPFDSHTSVCTDCSAVFHRDCYYDNSTTCPKCARLSLRKQSLFQHSGTEAEP
- the DEF8 gene encoding differentially expressed in FDCP 8 homolog isoform X6; this encodes MAYDERLARFRQAHLNPFNKAPEQPERPGEGTPAPARQPDPSPGDPEGTLDLGLAEDHFSRPVGLILASDVQQLRQAIEECKRAILALPEHSERQKDAVVRLIHLRLKLQELKDPSEDEPNIRVVLEHRFYKEKSKSVKQTCDKCSTIIWGLIQTWYTCTGCYYRCHSKCLPLVSKACVRAKVSHQAEYQLSICPESGLDSQDYRCAECRAPVSLRGVPSEARQCDYTGLYYCSGCHWNDLAVVPARAIHNWDFEPRKVSRCSMRYLALMVSRPVLKLREINPLLFNYVEELVEIRKLRQDILLMKPYFITCKEAMEARLLLQDRQHFVENDEMYSLQDLIDIEAGRLSCSLTEIHTLFAKHIKLDCERCQAKGFVCELCKEGDVLFPFDSHTSVCTDCSAVFHRDCYYDNSTTCPKCARLSLRKQSLFQHSGTEAEP
- the DEF8 gene encoding differentially expressed in FDCP 8 homolog isoform X1; translated protein: MAYDERLARFRQAHLNPFNKAPEQPERPGEGTPAPARQPDPSPGDPEGTLDLGLAEDHFSRPVGLILASDVQQLRQAIEECKRAILALPEHSERQKDAVVRLIHLRLKLQELKDPSEDEPNIRVVLEHRFYKEKSKSVKQTCDKCSTIIWGLIQTWLLLPVPQQVPAAGEQGLRAGQGQPSGRVPAQHLPRERAGQPGLPLRRVPCPRLPPGGAQRGPAVRLHRPLLLQRLPLERPGRRARPRHPQLGLRAPQGVALQHAVPGADGVAARAEAAGDQPAALQLRGGAGGDPEAAPGHPAHEALLHHLQGGDGGAAAAAAAGPAALCGERRDVLAAGPDRHRGRAPELLPDGDPHPLRQAHQAGLRALPGERLRLRALQGGRRALPLRQPHVRLHRLLRRLPQGLLLRQLHHLPQVRPAEPAQAVPLPALRHRGGTLMGGPAPRPPPDPPRGPGTERGSPRLRAAAGTLGGDQGGAGTR
- the DEF8 gene encoding differentially expressed in FDCP 8 homolog isoform X7 gives rise to the protein MAYDERLARFRQAHLNPFNKAPEQPERPGEGTPAPARQPDPSPGDPEGTLDLGLAEDHFSRPVGLILASDVQQLRQAIEECKRAILALPEHSERQKDAVVRLIHLRLKLQELKDPSEDEPNIRVVLEHRFYKEKSKSVKQTCDKCSTIIWGLIQTWYTCTGCYYRCHSKCLPLVSKACVRAKVSHQAEYQLSICPESGLDSQDYRCAECRAPVSLRGVPSEARQCDYTGLYYCSGCHWNDLAVVPARAIHNWDFEPRKVSRCSMRYLALMVSRPVLKLREINPLLFNYVEELVEIRKLRQDILLMKPYFITCKEAMEARLLLQDLIDIEAGRLSCSLTEIHTLFAKHIKLDCERCQAKGFVCELCKEGDVLFPFDSHTSVCTDCSAVFHRDCYYDNSTTCPKCARLSLRKQSLFQHSGTEAEP